A part of Melittangium boletus DSM 14713 genomic DNA contains:
- a CDS encoding HAD family hydrolase → MKGAVIFDRDGVLAEFDLERASRELGPLLPFGLEQLGAHLREWAPRSGRTVTCAASERAFWDAFWAQLCAARGLDETVRDQLLRFDPRRTLKAFADARPALEQARRLGYRVGVLSNFTLIDLPGSLEWLGLAPLVDASLSAAMLGTAKPAPEAYQAMARALGQRVEDCLFVDDRPECVEGARRVGMRAWLLDRRGRAPGEGLLRGLDELFAA, encoded by the coding sequence ATGAAGGGCGCGGTCATCTTCGATCGGGATGGAGTGCTCGCCGAGTTCGACCTGGAGCGCGCGAGCCGGGAGCTGGGGCCGCTGCTGCCCTTCGGGCTCGAACAGCTTGGCGCCCACCTGCGGGAGTGGGCGCCCCGTTCCGGGCGGACCGTCACCTGCGCCGCGAGCGAACGGGCCTTCTGGGACGCGTTCTGGGCGCAGCTCTGCGCCGCGAGGGGCCTGGACGAGACGGTGCGCGACCAGCTGCTGCGCTTCGACCCCCGCCGGACGCTGAAGGCCTTCGCGGACGCGCGCCCGGCGCTCGAACAGGCGCGGCGCCTGGGCTACCGGGTGGGCGTGCTGTCCAACTTCACGTTGATCGATCTGCCGGGCTCGCTGGAGTGGCTGGGCCTGGCGCCGCTCGTGGACGCGTCCTTGTCGGCGGCCATGCTGGGCACCGCCAAGCCCGCGCCCGAGGCCTACCAGGCCATGGCGCGCGCGCTCGGCCAGCGCGTGGAGGACTGCCTCTTCGTCGACGATCGGCCCGAGTGCGTGGAAGGCGCGCGGCGGGTGGGCATGCGCGCCTGGCTGCTGGACAGGCGCGGGCGGGCCCCGGGCGAGGGCCTGCTGCGCGGG
- a CDS encoding TIGR00730 family Rossman fold protein → MTKSVCVFCGSAPGVHEEHMKVASSLGSLLAERGIQLVYGGARVGLMGAVADAALARGGRVVGVMPRGLERYEVAHRGLTELIWTEDLHERKRRMAERADAFVVLPGGYGTLEEALEIISWKQMRMIDKPIVLLDTQGFYQPFVALVAEMSRQGFAHARADALFTVTSRLEDALRALGVPADPLPEGN, encoded by the coding sequence ATGACGAAATCCGTTTGTGTGTTTTGTGGCTCGGCCCCCGGTGTGCACGAAGAGCACATGAAAGTGGCCTCCTCCCTGGGCTCCCTCCTCGCCGAGCGGGGCATCCAACTGGTGTACGGAGGCGCCCGGGTGGGGTTGATGGGGGCGGTGGCGGACGCGGCGCTCGCGCGGGGAGGCCGCGTCGTCGGCGTGATGCCCCGAGGGCTGGAGCGCTACGAGGTGGCCCACCGGGGACTCACCGAGCTCATCTGGACGGAGGATCTCCACGAGCGCAAGCGCCGCATGGCCGAGCGCGCCGACGCTTTCGTGGTGTTGCCGGGCGGCTATGGCACCCTGGAGGAGGCGCTGGAGATCATCAGCTGGAAGCAGATGCGGATGATCGACAAGCCCATCGTGCTGCTCGACACGCAGGGCTTCTACCAACCGTTCGTGGCGCTCGTCGCGGAGATGAGCCGCCAGGGCTTCGCGCACGCGCGCGCCGACGCCCTCTTCACCGTCACGTCCCGGCTCGAGGACGCCCTTCGTGCGCTGGGGGTGCCCGCTGACCCATTGCCGGAGGGAAATTGA
- a CDS encoding RICIN domain-containing protein, with protein MKTASLIAQRLRVLLLWGFWLFPGLVHAQSVSNPISDLADPHITFANGYYYLTGTTGPTIHLRRSQTLNGLKAAPLTQVYSAAQGGPNQLGWAPELHFLDGKWYIYYSAFYGANDSDGNAPRVYVIENGSADPMVGAWTLKGYLKASPDYWAIDGTVMVLRGQKYFLWAGKDTPSSTHGAIFISKMSNPWTLTGGRTRLSTPDNQWFAWEKAGDWVNEGPEVMLANGKVFVTYSASMFYTPDYCLGMFTMNNDADDPMNPASWVKSSQPVFKRNSATAIYGPGHNSFFKSPDGKEFWMAYHSRSDLDNGPRTTSVKKIHWGGDGMPIFGVPPKNGESLPAPSGEVALPSAAPIANGVYRLVPRSNTGSVLEVAGGNRAVGSRVQQWQWLDGDAQKWNIQAIGNGYYSITAVAGGLALEVEGCSTSGGAKVRPWMANGAACQQWQIVDSGGGFFRVVNRNSGLVLDVAGGGTANGTDIIQWGWQGGAAQQWRFDSMGQAPMRNDVYAIFNQASGQALDVAGCSAANSAKIEQFPWWGGDCQRFHVTANGDGSFRITPQSSVGRALDLPGCSTENLAQIQQYDWLNNDCQKWYINPVGNGYYNIISKRSGLALDLPGCSNVAPTLLQQYTWLNNACQKWRFEPVPANNSIP; from the coding sequence ATGAAAACCGCCTCGCTCATCGCCCAGCGTCTTCGTGTCTTGTTGCTATGGGGTTTCTGGCTGTTTCCTGGCCTGGTCCACGCGCAATCGGTTTCCAACCCCATCAGTGATCTGGCGGATCCCCATATCACCTTCGCCAACGGCTATTATTACCTGACCGGAACAACGGGACCGACGATTCATCTGCGCCGCTCCCAGACGTTGAATGGCCTGAAGGCGGCGCCCCTCACACAGGTGTATTCCGCCGCCCAGGGCGGCCCCAACCAGTTGGGATGGGCTCCCGAGCTGCACTTCCTGGATGGGAAGTGGTACATCTACTATTCGGCTTTCTACGGCGCGAATGACAGCGATGGAAATGCGCCCCGCGTCTACGTCATCGAGAACGGCTCCGCCGACCCGATGGTGGGCGCCTGGACTCTCAAGGGGTACCTGAAGGCCTCGCCCGATTACTGGGCCATCGATGGAACGGTGATGGTGCTGCGAGGGCAGAAGTACTTCCTCTGGGCGGGCAAGGACACACCCAGTTCCACGCACGGCGCCATCTTCATCTCCAAGATGAGCAATCCCTGGACGCTCACCGGGGGCCGCACCAGGCTCTCCACCCCCGACAACCAGTGGTTCGCCTGGGAGAAGGCAGGCGATTGGGTGAACGAAGGCCCGGAAGTGATGCTGGCCAACGGCAAGGTGTTCGTCACGTACTCGGCCAGCATGTTCTACACGCCCGATTACTGCCTGGGCATGTTCACGATGAACAACGATGCCGATGATCCGATGAATCCCGCCTCGTGGGTGAAGTCGTCCCAGCCGGTGTTCAAGAGGAACAGCGCCACCGCCATCTACGGCCCCGGCCACAACAGCTTCTTCAAATCCCCGGATGGGAAGGAGTTCTGGATGGCGTATCACTCGCGCTCGGACCTGGACAACGGCCCCCGCACCACGAGCGTGAAGAAGATCCACTGGGGCGGCGATGGGATGCCCATCTTCGGAGTGCCTCCGAAGAACGGAGAGAGCCTGCCCGCGCCCTCGGGCGAAGTGGCGCTGCCTTCCGCCGCGCCCATCGCCAACGGGGTGTACCGGCTGGTTCCCCGCAGCAATACCGGCAGCGTCCTGGAGGTCGCGGGGGGGAATCGGGCCGTGGGTTCCCGCGTGCAGCAGTGGCAGTGGCTGGACGGGGACGCGCAGAAGTGGAACATCCAGGCCATCGGCAACGGCTACTACTCCATCACCGCCGTGGCCGGAGGCCTGGCCCTGGAAGTGGAAGGCTGCTCCACCAGTGGCGGAGCCAAGGTGCGTCCGTGGATGGCCAATGGGGCGGCTTGCCAGCAATGGCAGATCGTGGACTCGGGCGGGGGCTTCTTCCGGGTCGTCAACCGCAACAGCGGACTGGTGCTGGACGTGGCGGGCGGCGGTACCGCCAATGGCACGGACATCATCCAGTGGGGCTGGCAGGGAGGAGCGGCGCAGCAATGGCGCTTCGACTCCATGGGCCAGGCCCCGATGCGCAACGACGTCTACGCGATCTTCAACCAGGCCAGCGGGCAGGCGCTGGACGTCGCGGGTTGCTCGGCGGCCAACTCCGCCAAGATCGAGCAGTTCCCGTGGTGGGGTGGAGACTGCCAGCGGTTCCATGTCACGGCCAACGGAGACGGCTCCTTCCGGATCACGCCGCAAAGCAGCGTGGGCAGGGCCCTCGACTTGCCCGGCTGCTCCACGGAAAACCTGGCGCAGATCCAGCAGTATGACTGGCTGAACAATGACTGCCAGAAGTGGTACATCAACCCGGTGGGCAACGGGTACTACAACATCATCTCCAAGCGCAGCGGTCTGGCGTTGGATCTGCCCGGCTGCAGCAATGTGGCTCCCACCCTCCTCCAGCAATACACCTGGCTGAACAACGCCTGCCAGAAGTGGCGCTTCGAGCCCGTGCCGGCCAACAACAGCATCCCCTGA
- a CDS encoding aldo/keto reductase — protein MKLRRLGRSDVEISPIGLGCWQFSEGAGFIGGFWEALPAPVIDEIIDASLQGGINWFDTAEAYGGGRSERALAAALTRLGKKPGDVVVATKWQPIPRLASSIGATIGERLAALSPFPIDLHQIHQPYALATVEAQANAMADLVEAGKIKTVGVSNFSAKRMRAMHAALARRGVPLVSNQMPYSLLDRKIESKGVLAAAKELGITIIAYSPLAQGLLSGKFHDDPSLIKSRVGPRKYLPSFRASGLEKSRPLIEELKKAATAHGVTPSQVALNWLATFHGDTVVVIPGATKRRHAEENVGSMGFTLSSEQSHRIDELSQRFLR, from the coding sequence ATGAAACTGCGGAGACTGGGGCGGTCGGACGTCGAGATATCCCCCATCGGATTGGGTTGCTGGCAGTTTTCAGAGGGCGCGGGATTCATCGGAGGCTTCTGGGAGGCCCTGCCCGCCCCGGTGATCGATGAGATCATCGACGCGTCACTCCAAGGTGGCATCAACTGGTTCGACACCGCCGAGGCGTACGGTGGAGGCCGCTCGGAGCGGGCGCTCGCCGCCGCGCTCACCCGGTTGGGCAAGAAGCCCGGGGATGTGGTCGTCGCCACCAAGTGGCAGCCCATTCCCCGGCTGGCCTCCAGCATTGGCGCCACCATCGGTGAGCGGCTGGCGGCCCTGAGCCCCTTCCCCATCGATCTGCACCAGATCCACCAGCCCTACGCGCTCGCCACCGTGGAGGCCCAGGCCAACGCCATGGCGGATCTGGTCGAGGCCGGGAAGATCAAGACGGTGGGCGTGAGCAACTTCTCCGCGAAGCGGATGCGCGCCATGCACGCCGCGCTCGCCCGCCGAGGGGTTCCGCTCGTCTCCAACCAGATGCCCTACAGCTTGTTGGATCGGAAGATCGAGTCCAAGGGCGTGCTCGCCGCCGCCAAGGAACTGGGCATCACGATCATCGCCTACTCGCCGCTCGCCCAGGGATTGCTCTCGGGGAAGTTCCACGACGATCCCTCGCTCATCAAGAGCCGGGTGGGCCCGCGCAAGTACCTTCCGAGCTTCCGTGCCAGTGGGCTGGAGAAGAGCCGGCCCCTCATCGAGGAGCTCAAGAAGGCCGCCACCGCGCACGGCGTCACCCCCTCCCAGGTGGCGCTCAACTGGCTGGCCACGTTCCATGGGGACACGGTGGTCGTCATCCCTGGGGCGACCAAGCGGCGTCACGCCGAGGAGAACGTGGGATCCATGGGCTTCACCCTCTCGTCCGAGCAGAGCCACCGCATCGACGAGCTGTCCCAACGCTTCCTGCGCTGA
- a CDS encoding metal-dependent hydrolase, with the protein MNPIVHAELSWLMAQGLRERRDRVLVTLAGLAPDLDGLSLLGGEDLYGKYHHVLFHGYVGALVVMGVCAAFARQRLAVALLSVAAFHLHLVCDLLGSGPGWPLYYFWPSSMHEWFWEGQWNLASWQNSVIGMAATFACLACALRWRRTVVELLSVRWDGEVTRALRARFLGESS; encoded by the coding sequence ATGAATCCCATCGTCCACGCGGAGCTGTCCTGGCTGATGGCGCAGGGTTTGCGCGAGCGGCGTGACCGGGTGCTCGTCACCCTCGCCGGACTCGCGCCAGACCTCGATGGGCTGTCTCTCCTGGGCGGAGAGGACCTCTATGGGAAGTACCACCACGTGCTCTTCCACGGCTACGTGGGGGCGCTCGTGGTGATGGGCGTGTGCGCGGCCTTCGCGCGACAGCGCCTGGCGGTGGCGCTTCTCTCCGTGGCCGCCTTCCATCTGCATCTGGTGTGCGACCTGTTGGGCAGTGGCCCCGGCTGGCCGCTCTATTACTTCTGGCCCTCCTCCATGCACGAGTGGTTCTGGGAGGGTCAGTGGAACCTGGCCTCCTGGCAGAACAGCGTCATCGGCATGGCGGCCACGTTCGCGTGCCTCGCGTGCGCCCTGCGCTGGCGCCGCACGGTCGTGGAGCTGTTGTCCGTGCGTTGGGATGGCGAAGTGACCCGGGCCCTGCGCGCGCGCTTCCTGGGCGAGTCCTCCTGA
- a CDS encoding efflux RND transporter periplasmic adaptor subunit, which yields MRSTIILVGWIAGGALAGEVPRTSSAPGAAPSGVRASSPALVGVVSATQAVDVFPQVEGRLDALEVHLGEHVEAGQLLASLDTRTRQWELVSRQAQLRAAEAEHRRCVLLLAQAQGALERQRRVREFSAAEEYEKAQHAVSLAEADVALAKARIGSARAEASLSRENLAQASIRAPFRGVVSEEYLQPGMVAGRTTPIVRLVSEERLLRFAIPEAWVGTIRPGHEVWVRAGGLLPLRGVVERISPELDTTSRQLKAEARLELSERARELLPLGAVVPVELAEPVPTGAVGPGAP from the coding sequence ATGAGAAGCACCATCATCCTCGTGGGGTGGATCGCGGGTGGCGCGCTGGCCGGGGAGGTACCTCGCACGTCCTCGGCCCCGGGAGCCGCGCCCTCTGGCGTCCGCGCGTCCTCGCCCGCGCTCGTGGGCGTGGTGTCCGCCACCCAGGCGGTGGATGTGTTTCCCCAGGTGGAGGGCCGCCTGGACGCGCTCGAGGTCCACCTGGGCGAGCATGTCGAGGCCGGACAACTCCTGGCCTCGCTGGACACCCGCACGCGTCAGTGGGAGCTGGTGTCGCGACAGGCGCAGCTGCGCGCGGCCGAGGCCGAGCACCGGCGCTGCGTCCTGCTCCTGGCTCAGGCCCAAGGGGCCCTGGAGCGCCAGCGCCGCGTGCGCGAATTCTCGGCCGCCGAGGAGTACGAGAAGGCACAGCACGCGGTGTCCCTCGCCGAGGCGGACGTGGCGCTGGCCAAGGCCCGGATCGGCTCGGCGAGGGCGGAGGCCTCTCTGTCGCGGGAGAACCTGGCGCAGGCGAGCATCCGCGCTCCCTTCCGCGGCGTGGTGTCCGAGGAGTACCTCCAGCCTGGGATGGTGGCGGGCCGTACCACGCCCATCGTGCGGCTGGTGAGCGAGGAGCGGCTGCTGCGCTTCGCCATCCCGGAGGCCTGGGTGGGCACCATCCGCCCGGGCCATGAGGTGTGGGTGCGGGCTGGGGGCCTGCTGCCCCTCCGAGGCGTCGTCGAGCGCATCTCGCCCGAGCTGGATACGACCTCGCGTCAGTTGAAGGCCGAGGCGCGTCTGGAGCTGTCCGAGCGGGCTCGAGAGCTGCTGCCCCTGGGGGCGGTGGTCCCGGTGGAGCTGGCCGAGCCCGTGCCCACGGGCGCCGTGGGCCCGGGCGCCCCATGA
- a CDS encoding AraC family transcriptional regulator, which produces MRAVDAQGKGRPVFVFRQEMHEHTASPHAVTHDYAVLGFCTAGTTTVEQRGHFTLQAGEVLLIPAGEPHRHLDMRRPEFWMLGFCPVCLLADEASAGLLTPFEHVRSGASAVVKIPEPRRAFLESLFRELRDESGREGGATPAVERSLLTLIISEVARAASWEQRSGASDSIVTEALRFIERHCLEPLSLRDVAAAVHRSSAHLTTAVRRATGRSVQEWIIAGRMGEARRRLLHTDEIVAVIAERVGYADPTHFIRLFRRAHGVTPAAWRTRYRHATSREES; this is translated from the coding sequence GTGCGCGCCGTGGATGCCCAGGGCAAGGGCAGGCCCGTCTTCGTGTTCCGGCAGGAGATGCACGAACACACGGCCTCGCCCCATGCCGTCACGCATGACTACGCCGTGCTCGGCTTCTGCACCGCGGGCACCACCACCGTCGAGCAGCGCGGCCACTTCACGCTCCAGGCGGGCGAGGTCCTGCTCATCCCCGCGGGCGAGCCCCACCGGCACCTGGACATGCGGCGGCCGGAGTTCTGGATGCTGGGTTTCTGCCCCGTGTGCCTGCTGGCGGACGAGGCCTCCGCGGGGCTGCTCACGCCGTTCGAGCACGTGCGCTCGGGGGCCTCGGCGGTGGTGAAGATTCCCGAGCCGCGGCGGGCCTTCCTGGAGAGCCTCTTCCGCGAGCTGCGCGACGAGTCGGGACGCGAGGGCGGGGCCACGCCCGCCGTGGAGCGCAGCCTGCTCACGTTGATCATCTCCGAGGTCGCCCGGGCCGCGTCCTGGGAGCAGCGCTCCGGCGCGTCGGACAGCATCGTCACCGAGGCCCTGCGCTTCATCGAGCGGCACTGTCTGGAGCCCCTGTCGCTCCGGGACGTGGCCGCCGCGGTGCACCGCTCGTCCGCGCATCTCACCACGGCGGTGCGCCGGGCGACGGGGCGCTCGGTGCAGGAGTGGATCATCGCGGGGCGCATGGGCGAGGCCCGGCGCCGCCTGCTGCACACCGACGAGATCGTCGCCGTCATCGCCGAGCGGGTGGGATACGCGGACCCCACCCACTTCATCCGGCTCTTCCGGCGCGCCCACGGCGTCACCCCCGCCGCCTGGCGCACCCGCTACCGTCACGCCACCTCGCGCGAGGAGTCCTGA
- a CDS encoding carbohydrate binding domain-containing protein, giving the protein MKWEWKASWTRGVLGCALGVLVGVGCAVKPEPGPTDPPGPVDPPPEVAVCQAAPPAPPPPAPALVVAGQPYSLTWEDDFGGPVGGGQARSFLNKDFWVKENLGVNNEQQAYTNRECPDHPDNWNYCVENGRLTLLARQEPLDCVVWQTCSDSSQCLNGGTCASTGYCLNDRNKNGVWDHDECAVFDGASNAPANDRLFTSGRIKSDERVEFRYGYIEFRARMPFADLPAGATPPGGLWPAIWMLGANSAITGGGRDDSAGWPMLGEIDIMEYSQIKENPALYSENDSMGLNTLWRERPEAGESAARPGGWEPNACSGWPNNGDAKCDGDVGGARSVWAGRAIDYHQWHTWGFLWDETGFRIYIDELPQHGGTPVASFSIGDDATEFRQPMFLILNNAVGGTLGCTGWENRACTTSAQCANNAACVGGKCQENASTCVNVDWATQGAMAGLEVDYVRWYHRDSGYPQAPSAACQDGNGDGEPDNLIHNCGFNEDFTSHRSDLFFEGGAGLTDVVNEGGGHGYAQWVRIDDSGAQGYSVQVRQEPVPLSPGTTYSWKVDLKASTARTVPLKIALAHAPWTVIASFDCEVGTAWTTCNAPDFTATVADTYKFEIDLGTHLGVKFNGSEVLIDNMYLGEVARSCQPDCTGKLCGDDGCGGSCGTCRAGTACGGWGQCVAFVEGAKQPKRLEAEAATLVGCSVEGGGDSGDLVVGFEGGDSLCWSGVDLTGITHVTAHVGSTHGQGQARLRFNDADLCSLNLDAATGGWSSPNLKDVPVAVSGSGTGTLCLVGVTHPEGQIFSVDYLDLR; this is encoded by the coding sequence ATGAAATGGGAGTGGAAGGCGTCCTGGACGCGTGGGGTGCTGGGATGCGCCCTGGGGGTGCTCGTGGGGGTGGGCTGTGCCGTGAAGCCGGAGCCGGGCCCCACCGATCCGCCAGGCCCCGTGGATCCCCCTCCGGAGGTCGCCGTCTGCCAGGCGGCCCCGCCCGCGCCGCCTCCGCCCGCTCCGGCGCTCGTCGTCGCGGGACAGCCCTATTCGCTCACGTGGGAGGACGACTTCGGCGGCCCGGTGGGTGGAGGCCAGGCCCGGTCCTTCCTCAACAAGGACTTCTGGGTGAAGGAGAACCTGGGCGTCAACAACGAGCAGCAGGCCTATACCAACCGCGAGTGTCCGGACCATCCCGACAACTGGAACTACTGTGTGGAGAATGGCCGGCTCACGCTCCTGGCGCGCCAGGAGCCGCTGGATTGCGTGGTCTGGCAGACGTGCTCGGACAGCAGCCAGTGCCTCAACGGGGGCACGTGCGCGAGCACGGGCTACTGCCTGAACGATCGCAACAAGAACGGCGTGTGGGACCACGACGAGTGCGCGGTCTTCGACGGAGCGTCCAACGCGCCCGCCAATGACAGGCTCTTCACCTCGGGCCGCATCAAGAGCGATGAGCGGGTGGAGTTCCGCTACGGCTACATCGAGTTCCGCGCGCGCATGCCCTTCGCGGACCTGCCCGCGGGCGCCACGCCCCCCGGCGGCCTCTGGCCAGCCATCTGGATGCTCGGGGCCAACAGCGCCATCACGGGCGGGGGCCGCGACGACAGCGCCGGCTGGCCGATGTTGGGCGAGATCGACATCATGGAGTACAGCCAGATCAAGGAGAACCCGGCGCTCTACTCCGAGAACGACTCCATGGGCCTCAACACCCTGTGGCGCGAGCGGCCCGAGGCGGGGGAGTCGGCGGCACGGCCGGGTGGCTGGGAGCCGAACGCGTGCAGCGGGTGGCCCAACAACGGCGATGCCAAGTGTGACGGAGACGTGGGCGGGGCGCGCTCGGTGTGGGCTGGGCGGGCCATCGACTACCACCAGTGGCACACCTGGGGCTTCCTCTGGGACGAGACGGGCTTCCGCATCTACATCGACGAGCTGCCGCAGCATGGCGGCACGCCCGTGGCCAGCTTCAGCATCGGTGACGACGCCACCGAGTTCCGCCAGCCCATGTTCCTCATCCTCAACAACGCGGTGGGCGGCACGCTCGGCTGCACGGGATGGGAGAACCGCGCGTGCACCACCAGCGCCCAGTGCGCCAACAACGCGGCGTGCGTGGGCGGCAAGTGCCAGGAGAACGCCAGCACGTGCGTGAACGTGGACTGGGCCACCCAGGGCGCCATGGCGGGGCTCGAGGTGGACTACGTGCGCTGGTACCACCGCGACTCGGGCTATCCCCAGGCGCCCTCGGCCGCGTGCCAGGACGGCAATGGGGACGGCGAGCCCGACAACCTCATCCACAACTGTGGCTTCAACGAGGACTTCACCTCGCACCGCTCCGACCTGTTCTTCGAGGGAGGCGCGGGCCTCACGGACGTCGTCAACGAGGGTGGGGGGCACGGCTACGCGCAGTGGGTGCGCATCGATGACAGCGGCGCCCAGGGCTACAGCGTCCAGGTGCGGCAGGAGCCCGTGCCCCTGTCGCCGGGCACGACGTACTCGTGGAAGGTGGACCTCAAGGCGAGCACGGCGCGCACCGTGCCCCTGAAGATTGCCTTGGCGCACGCGCCCTGGACGGTCATCGCCTCGTTCGACTGCGAGGTGGGCACGGCATGGACGACGTGCAACGCCCCGGACTTCACCGCGACCGTCGCGGACACGTACAAGTTCGAGATCGACCTGGGCACGCACCTGGGCGTCAAATTCAACGGCTCGGAGGTCCTCATCGACAACATGTACCTGGGCGAGGTGGCGAGGAGCTGCCAGCCGGACTGCACGGGGAAGCTGTGCGGAGACGACGGGTGTGGAGGCTCCTGCGGCACGTGCCGCGCGGGAACGGCCTGTGGTGGCTGGGGCCAGTGCGTGGCGTTCGTCGAGGGTGCCAAACAGCCCAAGCGCCTGGAGGCGGAGGCCGCCACGCTCGTGGGGTGCTCGGTGGAGGGAGGCGGGGACAGCGGTGACCTAGTTGTTGGCTTCGAGGGCGGGGACTCGCTCTGCTGGAGCGGCGTGGATCTCACGGGCATCACGCACGTGACGGCGCACGTGGGCTCGACCCATGGCCAGGGCCAGGCGCGGTTGCGGTTCAACGACGCGGATCTGTGCTCGCTGAACCTGGACGCCGCGACGGGCGGTTGGAGCAGCCCGAACCTCAAGGACGTGCCCGTCGCCGTGTCCGGCAGTGGCACCGGCACCCTATGCCTCGTGGGCGTGACGCATCCGGAAGGACAGATCTTCTCCGTGGACTATCTCGACCTGAGATAG
- a CDS encoding DUF2380 domain-containing protein — MRSELEDRRMAAGLLLTLAMLSTGCASLTSSSGQVVGLRYTPLDTAGPRLAEGPSVESPRVMASPPPASHDAEPSRQSAIATHLAFLRAVGDVSGSTRRMSGELSRLKASRAGIAGRHADLFLPLVDYGVGQLRWIDVELAVATRLSNTASEMDDPDMQLALLRLGGPRLQAALLGSILLAEWLDFLQLADVVLRECPYYSVERLLRRMCQLQEMIAPTMTALSSLEPGRVEAMAADLPALTGHLASEFAAIREAVRTSAERVEKMLRVKELIEMLTTVSAMKMALPRLLPAAPTTLGVGFLVSSNGVMMGTQLVVSAEWVEMMRRLVRAGVVSLPVVSAAVRIHSGQVMMAQSHDELPRGVREALGDGPEVRAMRVTGRAGAGMAEPPEHHVLPREFREWFEKRGFTGEMNIDQFCVKMEQASHQALHGGGNWRMGRMWPGEWNQMLMKALRDAETVAGRMLTPNAILKIVAREMRRHAIPVNFTPWRGR, encoded by the coding sequence ATGCGGTCCGAGTTGGAAGACAGGCGGATGGCCGCGGGGCTGCTGCTCACCCTGGCCATGCTGTCCACCGGTTGCGCGTCGCTGACGTCATCTTCCGGACAGGTGGTGGGCTTGCGCTACACGCCGCTCGACACTGCGGGGCCTCGGCTGGCCGAAGGGCCGAGCGTTGAATCTCCGCGAGTCATGGCCTCCCCACCACCCGCTTCTCATGACGCCGAGCCCTCGCGGCAGAGCGCCATCGCGACCCATCTCGCGTTTCTCCGTGCGGTGGGCGACGTGTCCGGCTCCACTCGCCGCATGTCCGGTGAGCTCTCCAGACTCAAGGCCAGCAGGGCTGGCATCGCCGGCCGACACGCAGACTTGTTTCTTCCCCTCGTGGACTATGGCGTTGGGCAACTGCGATGGATTGACGTTGAGCTCGCTGTCGCCACCAGGCTGTCCAACACGGCCTCGGAGATGGATGACCCGGACATGCAGCTCGCCCTCCTGCGCCTCGGCGGCCCACGGCTCCAGGCCGCCCTGTTGGGCTCCATCCTGCTCGCCGAATGGCTCGACTTCCTCCAGCTCGCCGATGTCGTGCTCCGCGAGTGCCCCTACTACAGCGTGGAGCGACTGCTCAGGAGGATGTGCCAGTTGCAGGAGATGATTGCGCCCACCATGACGGCGCTCTCCTCGCTGGAACCAGGGAGGGTCGAGGCAATGGCGGCTGACCTCCCCGCGCTGACAGGCCACCTCGCCAGCGAGTTCGCGGCAATCCGTGAAGCCGTGCGCACGTCGGCGGAGCGGGTGGAGAAGATGCTGCGGGTGAAGGAACTCATCGAGATGCTCACCACGGTCTCGGCGATGAAGATGGCATTGCCCCGGCTGCTACCAGCCGCTCCCACCACACTTGGCGTGGGTTTCTTGGTGAGCTCCAACGGCGTGATGATGGGCACACAGCTCGTTGTCTCCGCAGAATGGGTGGAGATGATGCGCCGGCTTGTTCGGGCGGGTGTCGTCTCGCTTCCCGTTGTCAGCGCCGCTGTCCGGATTCACTCCGGCCAGGTGATGATGGCGCAGTCTCACGACGAGCTGCCGCGAGGCGTGCGCGAGGCGCTCGGCGACGGGCCCGAGGTGAGGGCCATGCGTGTGACGGGCAGAGCGGGGGCCGGCATGGCCGAACCCCCGGAGCATCACGTCCTGCCGCGAGAGTTCCGCGAGTGGTTCGAGAAGCGCGGCTTCACCGGCGAAATGAACATCGATCAGTTCTGCGTCAAAATGGAGCAGGCAAGTCACCAGGCGCTCCATGGTGGTGGCAACTGGCGCATGGGTCGCATGTGGCCCGGCGAATGGAACCAGATGCTCATGAAGGCATTGCGCGATGCCGAGACCGTCGCTGGCCGGATGTTGACGCCGAACGCGATCCTGAAGATCGTCGCAAGAGAGATGAGGCGCCATGCTATTCCGGTGAACTTTACCCCCTGGAGAGGGCGATGA
- a CDS encoding NUDIX hydrolase produces the protein MKEGHSWEGNWKVRLYERVRERGYDSLTAFAEARPTLPLVELAQELGGDDVNAVQVFSGLVAEAERSNRLTRLVRGQLVRELWESLPNGWPTELDDDARLEVGIALGSWSAFTPVTHEERARQVMAALLATPPPPGWRPLGPDDELLLTLLPDETV, from the coding sequence ATGAAAGAGGGACATTCCTGGGAGGGGAACTGGAAGGTCCGCCTGTATGAGCGGGTCCGCGAGCGGGGTTACGATTCACTCACCGCCTTCGCCGAGGCGCGTCCTACCCTCCCGCTGGTGGAACTGGCCCAGGAGCTTGGCGGGGACGACGTCAACGCGGTGCAGGTGTTCAGCGGGTTGGTCGCCGAGGCGGAGCGGAGCAACCGACTCACACGCTTGGTACGGGGACAGCTCGTGCGCGAGCTGTGGGAGAGTCTCCCCAACGGCTGGCCAACCGAGCTGGACGACGACGCCCGTTTGGAGGTGGGCATCGCCCTCGGCTCGTGGAGTGCCTTCACCCCAGTCACCCATGAGGAGCGCGCCAGGCAGGTCATGGCGGCTCTCCTCGCCACGCCGCCGCCGCCCGGCTGGCGCCCGCTGGGCCCCGATGACGAACTGTTGCTCACGCTCCTGCCCGACGAAACAGTCTAG